The following coding sequences are from one Lolium rigidum isolate FL_2022 chromosome 6, APGP_CSIRO_Lrig_0.1, whole genome shotgun sequence window:
- the LOC124660157 gene encoding probable beta-1,4-xylosyltransferase IRX9L, with protein MARRNAGAMQREGSVKDWAEFDPSPSPKMAYSQSYVALRGLLTSVVSLDLVMISSSLKSAWATISSNKHARSLERPKSKGMSWKKAMFNIFVFFMIGVFIGFTPLFSADLSKKMPSEKEMLPFEGDVIDRRQMVERQGTKLEPFVADAEAEVIDEQQAEESPPVPAMLDDEADFVEASSIVHSANDSDIVARKLLLIVTATTVRPHQAYYLNRLIHVLKSVPPPLLWIVAEWPYQSRETVEILRSSGIMYRHIVCNRNATNIRKIIVCQKNNAVFHIKKHHLDGIVHFADEERAYSVDLFEEMRKIRRFGTWPVATHDGSKYRVALEGPLCQGDRVTGWHTNQRRGMLRRFPIGFSGFAFNSTILWDPKRWKSPTRESIILHSGGRGGLQESRFIERLVEDESQMEGLADNCTRIMAWNFDLEPPQLNYPTGWLLQKNLDAVVPIT; from the exons ATGGCCCGAAGAAATGCTGGGGCAATGCAGCGAGAGGGGTCGGTTAAGGACTGGGCAGAATTCGACCCCTCGCCGTCTCCCAAGATGGCCTACTCCCAGTCCTATGTCGCACTGAGGGGGCTGCTGACTTCAGTGGTCTCGCTTGACCTTGTCATGATATCAAGTAGCCTAAAATCTGCGTGGGCAACTATATCGTCCAACAAGCATGCTAGATCCTTGGAGAGGCCAAAATCAAAGGGGATGAGCTGGAAAAAGGCCATGTTTAATATATTTGTGTTCTTCATGATTGGCGTTTTCATCGGATTCACGCCACTCTTCTCTGCTGATTTATCAAAGAAAATGCCTTCTGAAAAGGAGATGCTTCCATTCGAGGGGGATGTGATTGATAGGCGACAAATGGTAGAACGTCAGGGCACCAAGCTGGAGCCATTTGTAGCAGATGCTGAAGCTGAAGTGATCGATGAGCAACAGGCTGAGGAGAGTCCTCCAGTTCCTGCAATGTTGGATGATGAGGCCGATTTTGTTGAGGCCTCATCTATTGTACATTCTGCTAATGATTCTGACATTGTTGCGAGAAAGCTGCTGCTAATTGTGACAGCAACAACAGTTCGACCACACCAGGCATATTATCTTAATCGTCTTATTCATGTCCTGAAGAGTGTACCGCCTCCTCTTCTGTGGATAGTAGCAGAGTGGCCATATCAGTCCCGTGAAACAGTAGAAATTCTGAGGTCGTCTGGGATCATGTACAGACATATTGTGTGCAATAGGAATGCTACAAATATCAGGAAGATTATTGTCTGCCAGAAGAATAATGCAGTTTTCCATATAAAGAAGCACCATCTAGATGGTATAGTGCATTTTGCCGATGAGGAGAGAGCATACTCAGTTGATCTATTTGAAGAAATGCGGAAAATCAG GCGCTTTGGTACATGGCCAGTAGCAACGCATGATGGGTCCAAATATAGAGTGGCTTTAGAAGGCCCCCTTTGTCAGGGTGATCGGGTCACTGGATGGCATACAAACCAGAGGAGGGGTATGCTTCGTCGATTTCCAATTGGTTTCTCTGGATTTGCTTTTAACAGCACTATACTCTGGGATCCTAAGAGATGGAAGAGCCCCACCAGAGAGTCTATTATACTCCATTCAGGTGGCAGGGGTGGCTTACAG GAGTCAAGATTTATTGAGAGGCTTGTGGAGGACGAGAGTCAAATGGAAGGACTAGCAGACAATTGCACCCGGATTATGGCCTGGAATTTCGATTTGGAACCTCCTCAACTCAATTACCCTACTGGCTGGTTGCTGCAGAAGAACCTGGATGCTGTCGTGCCCATAACATAG
- the LOC124663350 gene encoding alpha-L-arabinofuranosidase 1-like yields MRARRQRGSCPKGLGALPFAGLLCQGQNVGISMKMVRPATHLCRNCGKDDHTSTLVQGASQVPTRSAALAIDASRSAAQKIPETMFGLFFEEINHAGAGGIWAELVSNRGFEAGGSVTPSSIEPWSILGDASTIRVTTDQSSCFSRNAIALKMEVICEDCPSGGVGICNPGFWGMNIEQGKRYNLAMYLKSPEYLNFTASLTCSNGSQVVASASIQHASLSNWTKIELQLLAQGTCRSSRLELTTLKRGIIWLDQISLMPSDTHKGHGFRKELISFLLDLRPSFLRFPGGCYVQGDLLKNAFRWKKTIGPWEERPGHFGDVWHYWTDDGLGYYEFLQLAEDLGATPIWVVNIGLSIHEKVNITDIAPLVEDVLDSLEFARGSAESKWGSVRSSMGHPEPFVVKYVALGNEDCVSSFYREHYLKFYTAIREAYPDIQMISNCDGFSKQLDHPADLYDFHIYDNITEIFLNKTTFDNATRTGPKVFVSEYAVVEKKPGDGGNGSLVASLAEAAFLTGLEKNSDVVQMASYAPLFVNDNDRTWMPDAIVFNSWQQYGTPSYWMQTFFRESSGALYHPITINSSYSQQLAASAITWQDNEISFLRVKIVNFGPIAVNLTISVSGLEASVNSARSTVTVLTSSNPLDGNSFSQPRKVVPVISELPNAAEEMQALLAPYSFTSFDLALEV; encoded by the exons ATGAGAGCCAGAAGACAGAGAGGTAGCTGCCCAAAGGGCCTTGGAGCTTTGCCATTTGCGGGGCTGCTTTGCCAAGGCCAAAATGTGGGCATTTCGATGAAAATGGTACGCCCTGCCACTCATCTTTGCCGAAACTGTGGCAAGGATGACCACACCTCCACGCTCGTCCAAGG GGCCTCCCAAGTCCCAACTCGATCAGCAGCCTTGGCG ATTGATGCCTCCAGGTCTGCTGCTCAGAAGATACCAGAGACCATGTTTGGCCTGTTCTTTGAG GAGATCAACCACGCAGGAGCTGGTGGAATATGGGCAGAACTAGTTAGTAACAGAG GTTTTGAAGCTGGAGGCTCCGTTACTCCATCGAGCATCGAGCCATGGTCAATCCTTGGGGACGCATCAACCATACGCGTAACAACAGATCAATCTTCCTGTTTCAGTAGAAATGCTATTGCTCTGAAGATGGAGGTCATTTGTGAAGACTGTCCCTCTGGTGGTGTTGGCATTTGTAACCCTGGGTTCTGGGGCATG AATATAGAACAAGGAAAACGCTATAATCTAGCCATGTATCTGAAATCACCggaatatttgaacttcacagcTTCACTAACATGCTCAAATGGATCGCAAGTTGTAGCATCAGCCTCTATACA GCATGCTAGTTTATCAAATTGGACAAAGATAGAGCTGCAACTGTTAGCTCAGGGAACATGCAGAAGCTCACGGCTTGAACTAACAACTTTGAAGAGGGGAATAATATGGCTGGATCAAATTTCACTTATGCCATCAGACACACACAAG GGCCATGGTTTTCGCAAAGAACTCATATCTTTTCTTTTGGATCTTAGACCAAGCTTCCTACGATTTCCAG GAGGTTGCTATGTTCAAGGCGATTTGTTAAAAAATGCATTTAGGTGGAAGAAAACTATTGGTCCATGGGAAGAAAGACCTGGGCATTTTGGAGATGTCTGGCATTACTGGACAGACGATGGGCTTGGATATTATGAATTTCTTCAG CTTGCTGAAGACTTAGGCGCTACACCAATCTGGGTGGTGAACATTG GGCTCAGCATTCATGAGAAAGTTAACATCACTGACATTGCACCCCTTGTAGAG GATGTATTGGACAGTCTTGAGTTTGCTAGGGGGAGTGCGGAATCAAAATGGGGTAGTGTTAGATCCTCCATGGGACATCCTGAGCCTTTCGTAGTTAAGTATGTAGCCCTAGGGAACGAGGACTGCGTTTCCAGTTTTTACAGAG AACACTATCTCAAGTTTTACACTGCAATCCGAGAGGCTTATCCTGACATTCAAATGATATCAAACTGTGACGGCTTCAGTAAGCAACTTGATCATCCTGCTGATTTGTATGATTTTCAT ATCTATGATAACATTACTGAGATTTTTCTTAACAAGACCACATTTGACAATGCAACACGTACTGGGCCTAAG GTGTTTGTTAGTGAGTATGCTGTTGTTGAAAAAAAACCTGGTGATGGTGGTAacggaagccttgttgcttcactggCAGAGGCTGCTTTCCTCACTGGCTTAGAGAAAAATAG CGACGTCGTTCAGATGGCAAGCTATGCGCCACTCTTCGTCAATGACAATGATCGCAC CTGGATGCCAGATGCGATAGTCTTTAACTCCTGGCAACAATATGGAACTCCTAGCTACTGGATGCAGACATTTTTCCGTGAATCAAGTGGAGCTCTGTACCATCCAATCACAATCAATTCAAGCTATTCTCAACAATTGGCAGCTTCTGCAATCACCTGGCAAGACAATGAGATTAGCTTCCTGAGAGTGAAG ATTGTGAACTTTGGGCCAATTGCTGTGAATCTCACAATATCTGTGTCCGGACTTGAAGCTAGTGTGAATAGTGCAAGATCCACCGTTACTGTTCTCACGTCCAGCAATCCGTTGGATGGGAATTCTTTCAGTCAACCAAGGAAG GTGGTGCCGGTAATCAGCGAGCTACCCAATGCTGCAGAGGAGATGCAGGCCTTGCTGGCTCCTTACTCCTTCACTTCATTCGATCTAGCTCTAGAAGTCTAG